The sequence below is a genomic window from Plasmodium coatneyi strain Hackeri chromosome 13, complete sequence.
AGTTCTTCCATGGACTCTGAGACAGTCACTACCTCACGTGGTTCGTCTAATAGTGCCTTATACTTTGGTTCACTGAACATGTTGGGGAAGCCATTACAGTGTTTACTATAAGTCGGCCCCCTGCATTTATTCTGCGCAGCATTATAAGCTTTAAGGATATCGTCCACGTGCTggtcatatttttcatcacaTTTGTTCCCACTACCTCCTAACTGCGTCTGTATGGTTGAATAGTCCTTATAgtattcatacatttttctcatttgttcGAAAGTCCTCTTGTCAATATAATTACTTATagcttcacatttttgcccAAACTTCAATTTTTCTAATGCATTATAAACTTTCTCCATGAAGTCGACGAATCTAATTTCTCCTGATTCTTGGAAGACTGTActccctaaccaataataaaaccaATAACACCAATCACTACCGGACGACTTCGTCACTCCCATTTTATCATGTGCATAGCACCAGGCTCCTACAATTTCATGGGCAATGTCATCTATGTTCCCATATTGCTCTAATTTATCCTTCAAATcgttctttacttcttcggCAGAACCATCAATTAAAGTGGAACTGCTACATTTTGTGACCCCACTCAATTCAGCGTACCTCTGTTCTGAAGGCCATTGGTACCAATCATTCACCTAGAAATGTGGTGAACAGAATATATGTGCCTCTACgcattttcccatttatttattatattttgaaTAGGATGTTATATGAATAGTACACATATGTCCACCCTGCACAGAGAAAACATACAGTTAGTGGTCCTTTCCCTCTTCCTGACATGatttatgtgtgtatattttccttctatatGTGGAATGGAATTTCTCTTAAAATATGTTCCTCCATATGTACTAATACAGAAGGAATATGTGAGAACTCCCTTCGGttttataattgtaaatatgaaatttttatttctcctccAACAATACACATTATTCAAGTAATGataatgcatacatatgtatcaaaatcattagatgtgcacatatataagccAAACGTAGGAGAGAATATGTTATGAAATAGcgaaatagaaggaaagaagtagaAGTTTCATATGTTCTTCATTCACTGGATTATTGGATGAAACGGAAATACTCGGAATACTAtactattttttatacacgcACCTCCTTCTCCGTTATTAGTCCATGTACACATACCTAGAAAATATTGTTCCtttcaatatatatatgtggaaaaaCATCTTATAACACATGTTATACcatgtattatttattttaaaccttttcttcctctattactactactactactcaGAAAAACTGTTATGAACTTCTAAGGTAGATATATTGCGTAgtttacatatgtgcagTACTTCctcacttcctcctttcgaTTATGATCGAtttgttataataattttgcaccaaccttcttcccccctcctcttctgcaatactttttccctttccttataATAACACTATAAGCAGTTTAaacacaaaatatatattatactatTTGAGGTCTTTTCACTTCTCCTTAATCTATATTATATAATGAAATTCATTTTACACCTCCTTCTACCTCCCTCCTCGATCTGAGTGCACTACACATACTTCACTCATATATGCAATGTGTACCTTAGGGGGAGAGAGAAAAGCTCGAATAGCATAGTGTGCACattctacacacatatatatatgcaaatgagTTCATTTCTAATGGACTCACCgaatggaagaagggaagagaaagaaagaaagtgaaggaaggtggtgtaaggggtggaaggaaagagaagaaaggaagataTTAATGTGCGAAATgtagtgtacacatatggggaaaaaagggagaatgAATTCCACATAGGTACCTGAACTTTACTAcatatttgttaaaaatttgagGGATATGTTTCATAATATAACAGTCGGAATAGTTATGTGTACAAGCATaattcaataatataatataatgaatagaagtaatgtatatgaaaaatttcgACCCCCCTCTGCCTTTTTGTTcagttcttttctttctttttttttttttgtttgtttttttttcttttaactagtctattatatttgttcctacatttttgttcccttaaattatatatatgtgcaaatatAATCATtttggtacatatatatataatgtgttacCGCTACCGTCCGAAAATTTAAACAcgatatatatacttttaaggaaaaaataaaacgatcGATATTCATATTCATCAATAAtcacacaacaacaacagcagaaaTAAAGCATAGAATGCTTACAACCTTATACTActtaatatataaacaacacattttaatataaattcaaattacatatatagaggACATACATACAAGGAAAAATATCCACACAAACAATAACAATGACAACAGTAATACGATTTAATTGTCCTGCAATATGGacaagtacatacatattaatCACATAGTActctatatataatataatgaatataaggaatacatatatatatatatattatactaaTTATATCTGTAGGTGTATAATTTGAATAATTTACCTTCGAAGGTCGATTTTTATGATAAATTCAAAGAGGGCGCACAGCATTGTACAAACGAAAGCGGCGAAAATATAACAGAAGTTACAAGTAAGTGCAGCGTAAATGGATGTGATCCTAATGAAATACAAAAGGCAATATACAGTGCATGCCAAATGTATAAAGACAAGGGCAATAAACCATCCAACAGGGAAGCCTAtcatttcttatattattggataggagaACAATTATCTAATAATACTGCAACAAGTTCCTCCTTCCCACTTACCATAAGTCTTATTTGCGGAAAGATAAATAGTTACTGTAAGGGGGCACAACAATGTGGAATTCCCTGTGATAATCCCGATAGAGTTCTTTTCGGTTACAGAAAAACCATAtttgattattattatgactaCAGTAGGATAAGgggaaatttacaaaatggtaaGCCTAAGTGTGAAAAAGGGTGGTTAGGTTATTTAGAGGATGTTTCCTCAGCATGCACTTCTGTGAAGACAGATTGCGAAGCACACATTTACAGGAAGGATAAACCATATTGTAAGGAGTTCGAAACAGAGTACGGGGCATATTGTGATGCGGCGGAATTCCTAAACTTGTACTGTACTGCAAAATCTGACCTGGAATCTGAAAGAGGAAATGCAGCACAGCAGGCACAATTAGCATCCTTAGCAAAAGACCAAGCTGTTCGCAGCGCCACTACCACCTCTTCCATCACCTCCATTTTCGGCACCTTAGCAACAATAGGTGCTCCtttcttattatacaaagtaagcatccaaaattttaaaattaaaagtgaaataatataagtaacagtatttcctcccttagacccatacttcctccttagacccactTACCACGTTcgaccctccttcccttcctcctccttagacccttccctCCACCCCTAAGAATCTTCCTTCAACCCTTAAGAACCGTCCTtccaaccctaacaaccttccttacatccCTCTTACACCCCCCTACACTGCTTCcttcctgaaccctaaaccctaacccctCTTACACCtactaccaccctaacaaccttctttcccttagcaaacaacttccttccacctaccacccacctaataaactttccttccacctaccacccacctaacaatctttccttccaccaaccacccttaacacaaccttccttccaccaaccagccctaacaaccaccctatcaccaaccaccctaacaacccacctaccaccaaccacctaacaaccttcgtcttccttccaccaagcgcccctaacaaccttccatccacctaccaccaatcACCCTAACGACCTTGTGTcaccccctaacaaccttccaccaatcacctaacacaaccttccttgcacATACCTCCATcaataacaaccttcctttcacctaccacacctaacaacacttccttccaccttcctcctctaacgaccttccttcccttcagtataaaccatggtcttcttggtttggtaaccgctcttctggaaatggaggaaggggCAAGGAtagaagaaacagaagatCGACTGAGAGCATCTTtgatacactcacagaaaGCAGTTCAACACACGATTCAacggacacttccacaataggtccaacagCAGATCTAGCCGAAAATTCCACACTACGCTCTGGTGCATACAACACAAGACCGCCTAACAGGGGAGGGAGAACAAGAACAAGCAATATGCCAGGTCACCAAAATATAGGGTATCAGCGTACGTAACATCCAGGGAAGGAACGTCTctcttttattaattataaataatatacattgtcccccttttaagGTACATAAATGATTGTGCAATTCATGCATTTTATACAGTGTgtaagaaacaaaatgacatttctttcatttttcctacttccctttttttctacttttttcttctcctttctttgttccttttctttttgtctgtttttccttttatttgtatttatgAATAACTGCATGAAAGAATATACTCAAAATGagacgggggaaaaaaaaaaaattaagttgaatgaatcagtgagGGGTATGTAGGATTCCGCActttagggatgtgtgttggatttcgcattttaggaaagtgtgtatgtgtaggatttgaAATTTAGCATaaggttttagggtataagaGCAACGAGTtgcctggtatttagctgttttagtgttttagaacaacaatgtggcctgttATTAAGCCGTTTTAGGATGTAAGGTCAACAATATTGCCTTGTGTTCGGGTGTTTCATGGTGTAAGGAGAACAATGTGTCCTGGTACGTGGCTGTTTGAGAGTGTAAAGACAATAATGTGGCCTGGTTTTCAACTGTTTAAGCACGAATATGCATCTAAAGtttgcatacaaaaaaaaaaaagaaactgtgtacacaattacacaaattttttaccatgtcacatatatgtgtgtatatgaaAGGATCAAAATTATAAAGGACAAACACTggaacaacagaaaaaagaaaaaaaattaaattgaattaactaaaaatataaggaaaaaaaaaatactgtCTACCCCtctaaaatttaaaaaaaaaaaaaaggaaaaagatggaaaaagaaaaataggaaagaaaTGCCACTTCATCCTTTGCACTGTATGTAAACTATGCGCATAGCCACTTAATATTAAgtgggaaggaggaaggaaacattacaCATTCATTTAATGTTCTACAttcaatgtgttacattccacactaTGTGTTGTTACATACGATGTTACATCaaatacgttgataactaatattcttGTTTCCTGGTCTTCTATTGCTGTTCTTGTTCCTGCTCTTCTCttggtggtagatggtgATGGTGTATCATATTCGACAGAATCTGCTACTGTGGAATATATTCTTGAAGCTACTGTTGAAGATGCTGCTGTTAAGTATTCTAAGAAGGCATCTTCAGTTGAAGCATCAAAGTCCTGTTcagttgttgttgttcttttattcttcttccctcctctgTTCTTCACAAGGAAGGTGTTACGTATTCCagagaataaattggtatactaataagaaaaaaaaaaaaaaagaggtgtgCTAAATCTATAGAATATACCTTactttttacattcatttttaaataaaaaaaattatatattattattaataataattattattatttatattattattttaattatactTACCTTGTAAAGGAACAAATCGATTAATGGAAGTGCTACTGCGGCTGCAACGCCACCAATAGCACGAGGGATAATGGTGGTGGATCATCACTACGACCATTAACCACGGCGTTGCCAAGGTCGAAATCATCTCCAGCAGACGgtttcttcattcttcttctttcttccatccccccttcttctatcccccttccaccctaccacccttaacaaccttccttccacctaacaacccacctaccacctaacaacccacttaccacctaacaacccacctaccacctaacaacccacttaccacctaacaacccacttaccacctaacaacccacttaccacctaacaacccacctaccatctacgacccctaacaccaccttccttccaccaaccatctTTTATTATCatctggatgatgatgatgatgatgtatatggaattgaatattctgttgaatcgaatgttgattctgttgttgttgaataatcaGCTGAGTACTCTGTTGAATTATACTCCGTCAGCGTATCAATGTTATGTGTAGTTgatctcctcctttttcttcctgcgcTATTTTTACTGCTATTCCCAAAATGGTTATGGAGCCAAGAAGGTAGCAGCTTGTActaatagaaggaaaagagggtggaaatatgtattatgtacataataatgcacattttattctacatttatttgtttgttcgGTCTATAAAagtaaatatgaataatattgttattattcctactataaattataattttcaccttatataaaaagaagatagCCGCTGGTATTCCAATTAGTGTGCCAACTGCGGAGGAGACGATTGGGGCAACACCACTACCATTCTCCTGTCGTGATGATGGTGATGATTGAAGTGATGACGTTGTTTCTGATGATGCAACAACTGCTGTGGTTGCTGCAGACAACTCTTCCAAACAGGAAAGGAGATTTACTTCGTCCGTTCCGTCTGATGGAGGGTCCTGTTCAGACGTTGCTTTAGACTTCAAGTCTGATGGTCTGGGGATAGTGTTGTTGCCATCATTCGGCtggaacttcttcttccagaaTTCTGTGCAGAACTTATCATTACTAATTGCACAATTTGCTTGCACTCTTCCATAAGCTTGTTTAGCTCCGCCATTTCCATTAGATCCAACTAGATAATCCTTATACTTCTCAAAGCACAAGGACTCACCGGATCCGCAATTCTTCAATTTCCTCCATATCGTTTTATAATCGtaataataatcgaatataGCTTTTCTTTGGgggttaaaattttcctccaaaTATTGAAGTGCATTGCTTTCCACACACACTTCGTTAAACCCATCCAATTTCTCGGTGATTTGTTTCATAACCTCCTGAAGTGAGGTATCCCATCCACTCAATTTGCCAGATAATAAATTCCCTAACCAGAAGTAGAAGAAGTCACAAACTACTTTACATGattgttgttctttctttgtaTCCAACTTAGATGTCAGATACCAAGCTCCTGTAACCTGTTCCGGTTTAACTGTGCCCTTGTAATTCGGCTTCATTTTATCCCATAAAATATCCCCAATTTCTTCTGTTACCTTACAACTGCTATCTTTATATTGATGATGTTTGCCACCATTCTTGAatttgttatatattttttgtgaaggtaaatCATTCACATTGCATTCTTCCTATGAATGGAATTTAGTAGAATGTATTTACTTCCTAGATTCTATTACATTGTGCATGGAGAATATGATATGCATAATATGCAGTTGGCTAGTTTGTAAAGAAGAAGCGAACCCCTACCTGCGTcgtcattctttcttttatttgtatatgtacattatttagtatatatgtaatttgaatttatatgtaagaaattattcatatttttattcatatattcattcacatatatgtgcagaa
It includes:
- a CDS encoding KIR-like CYIR protein, translated to MSGRGKGPLTVNDWYQWPSEQRYAELSGVTKCSSSTLIDGSAEEVKNDLKDKLEQYGNIDDIAHEIVGAWCYAHDKMGVTKSSGSDWCYWFYYWLGSTVFQESGEIRFVDFMEKVYNALEKLKFGQKCEAISNYIDKRTFEQMRKMYEYYKDYSTIQTQLGGSGNKCDEKYDQHVDDILKAYNAAQNKCRGPTYSKHCNGFPNMFSEPKYKALLDEPREVVTVSESMEELSVPSTANTALSTVAIVPSTIATLGIGLPFITYLLYKYNLLHSWFGNQFGSSRNNRRRRTIGHDFNTLTDTSTDATSTLYSTEASTIADSVETSRTYDNSSPRRRTTNNGRGQQQPQQQRQRKEKQQQQQRQQNSRNIEARDV